TTGTTCGATTTTCAATTCAATAGAAATCACCATCAAACTTTTAAAACAGTTATTAGAAAAGTCAAAAATCTTACTATGACAATACATAATTGTATGATGGCCAAATTCATGGCTTTTAACAGATGGAATTTTTGAATACTTGCAGATTGTGTAAGTGAAATTGATGCTCAGCAAGTCTTTGGGTATGCTCTGTATAAGGATGGCAAAAATACCAAGCTCTCTTATCCCTTGGAAAAGTTTAGCTCTGATGTTTCTGGGAGAAGCTTTCATAATGGCCGTTTCATACAGAGAATGCGAGAAAAGGCCTCATCTCTGCCTAAGTacacatttttaattaacacTCTTTATATTTGGATTAAAATAACCATTGTTTCTGATGTTTTATTTACACTATCAAATTCAAACATTGGTTGGCACTCGAATCCCTAGTTTTAGCTCTCTCATAATCTCATCCTAATATTCTGCAGTGTAAATTTAGAACAAGGAACTGTGACATCtctaattgaagaaaaaggaacCATCATCGGGGTGCAGTACAAAACCAAAAGTGGACAAGAGTTCACAGCCAAGGCTCCCCTCACAATAGTATGTGATGGATGTTTTTCCAACCTTAGGCGTTCTCTTTGCAATCCTAAGGTAATGTTCTTAGGTTTCTTTTCAGTAATATGatcatattttagttttactCAGGGTTTTCTAGTTGTTTTTAAGGACCAGTTCGAAGAGAAATTGATGTATTTTTGCGAGATTTAAGGACCAATATAAAGGAAACTACTCAAGAGAAAAGTAACACTTCACATATTAAACTGAGAGTTTATAATGTCCTTACTCTGGCAGGTTGACGTACCCTCTCATTTTGTTGGTCTGGTCTTGGAGAATTGCAATCTTCCATATGCAAATCATGGACACGTGATCTTAGGTGATCCTTCACCCATTTTGTTTTATCCCATCAGTAGCACTGAGATTCGCTGTTTGGTTGATGTGCCTGGCCAAAAGTTACCTTCCCTTGGCAATGGTGAAATGGCCAGTTATTTAAAAACTGTGGTAGCTCCTCAGGTAAACCACATACAAGTGTTTCCAAATGATGAACATTCCAACAAATTCAAGGTGATTGAAGAAATTGTATGTTTCAGGTTCCTCCAGAGCTGTATACTTCATTTATAGCAGCAGTCGACAAAGGAAGCATAAGAACCATGCCAAATAGAAGCATGCCTGCCTCACCTCATCCCACACCTGGTGCCCTTCTTATGGGAGATGCCTTCAATATGCGTCACCCTTTAACAGGAGGAGGAATGACAGTAGCTTTATCTGACATTGCTGTGCTAAGGGATCTGCTTAAACCCCTTAGGAATCTGCATGATGCTTCTGCTCTTTGCAGATACCTTGAGTCATTCTACACCCTACGCAAGGTAAGTCTTTCATCAACACAACTTTTAGCCTCCACCTTGTACCTTAGTTCAAAGCtttaaaaccaaacaaaaaacacaaaaacatagGGCAATGACGATTCTCTTTGCAGCCAGTGGCATCCACAATAAACACACTAGCTGGAGCGTTGTACAAAGTGTTTTGTGCTTCTCCTGATCCAGCTAGAAAGGAAATGCGCCAAGCATGTTTTGATTACTTGAGCCTTGGTGGTGTTTTCTCTAATGGACCAATATCTCTGCTCTCTGGTCTAAATCCTCGTCCATTGAGTTTGGTTCTGCATTTCTTTGCGGTTGCTATATATGGTGTTGGACGCTTGCTCATACCATTTCCTTCTCCCAAACGGTTGTGGATTGGAGCTAGATTGATTTCAGTGAGTACTTTTCCTTGTTCTTTTCTGCTTCAGCAACATATACAACATTCCATACATCACTCCTAGTGGTGCAAGTGCAACAGATTTGAGTTTGAATTTTGCTGATATGACAGGGTGCATCAGGGATAATATTCCCCATTATCAAGGCTGAAGGAGTGAGACAAATGTTCTTCCCAGCAACTGTGCCTGCATATTACAGAGTCCCTCCTATTAGTTGAACACACATGAAGGAAAGACATGGAATGTAAAAAGTTCtttcaacaacatttttttaacaacttttttacaacacatACGTGAGCAgcattggtccgttttaaatatctttttaaaatataaatttaaatagaccaataaaatgatgacacatgttctgttgtaaaaaaattgttaaaaaaaattgttaaaatatcatatctTTTGTCAAACACTATTCCATCCTTCCCTTAATTGCATTTGTTAcccttttataacttttttaatatctaCATAAAATATTCACTAATTCTTTTTTGAGTTAAATATGCTTTTCGTCCCTAAAGTATTAGAGATTTTTGATGacatttaatctttttaatattaaaacatgtaaaattagtccttaaaaatggaCACCGTTAACTTTCACTCACGGACTTGTCACGTCTTTCTTTCAGTAATGTTCTCTGTCTACCACGTCACATCCTCTTATCTGTTCATCTCCCTTCTTCTCACCTTCATTTTCtcaccctttttcttcttttcagtTTCATCATTCTTCTGAAACTTCACCTTAATCTGATCAACCaatccaattttaaaaagaatttcctTATCAATTCCCTTTACAAAGGTTCCTTGCCCTAAAGAAATGGCTCAAAGCTGGAAACACCACGTGTTCCAAAACAGGGGAGAAGCTAACCAACACAGAATTCGTTCCCAATACAACTCTCAACATCCAACAGTTCTGCGTCGAGAACGACATTTCAGTCAACAGCCCATCTAACCGTAATCGCAACATCGTCGCAGGTAGTCCCGCCGCAACGCTCGCCATGCAATTCCTGGCGTGGTTCCTGACGCGGAGGTTGGTGTTTGGAACGCATGAACAGTAGCAGAAGTCCGCTTACGAGATTCGCGTGCTTGCCAGAACCGGCATTTTCTATAGGCCTTATTTGATTGAAGTGGGAGCAGTGCCTCCTCTACTAGAACTTTTAGCATCTGCGTCTAACGATAAACCCACTCAAGAGAACGCAATCTCCGCTCTATTGAAGCTCTCAAAACATCTGAATGGACCAAAAAATATCATAACCAGTGGCGGCCTAAACGTAATTCTCTCACTTGCTGTGGTCTTATTCTTTGTGGCAAATCTTGAATCCCGTGGGCGCAGCTTCTTAAAGGGAGAGACCCCAAAATCACAGCACAGAAAACCCCAAATTCATGAACCCTAATCGCAACGAAGAACCCTCAAATCGTGGCGCTTGAAGATGCTTGAAACGTCATCAGCACTAAAACAACGCCTCTTTTCTCCTTTATGCGGGTGATTTCCTTCTTTGCCTCTTCGATGGTTGATCCTGGGTTAAGAAACTACTTTCCCCAATTCAAAAAAACACACTTTGCCCTGATTTAGAATCTGATTTCATATACTTCCAAATCACTTAATCTCGTTCCAAAATATAGAACAGTGGCAGATAGTGAAGCTGATGGTGGAAGAAGTGTCATCGTTTGCCAGGTGAATAAAAAGTTAACGCGGTCCATTTTTAACGActaattttacatgttttaatactaaaaaaattaaatgtcatTAATGTTTTGAGTAGGAATTAAAATCAAAAATCCCTAATACTTTAAGGacaaaaagcatatttaacccttcttttttataacaacaacattttttctatgataaaaataataaaattattattatgattataaaaataaaataaataatttttataatttcattgtaaataatttcatttattttataagtaatttttttattataaataattattttatcttgaaaataattaagtataaaaatatttaaatttaaaaaattaaaattgataaaataattatttcaattttaaaaaaaaattatttaaaagataaaatgagaaagaaaattaaaaaaaaaatcctttataCAATTGTATTAGGtacttgaatatttttatttttattttatattttaaagttatatataggaataattctttaaaatataaacttaaaatatttttttagtataatacagataaaatgaaaacaaaattaatataaataaatttatttttttcttaaaaaattaaaatagtttagctacaaaatataaatttaaataattttgtttagaaaacAAACTAACTCCATTAGTatgaataaaaatcataaacttataaaatcaagttttaaataattgttcAATTAGCAGtgttttttcatcaataattttattttgtaaaactattttaaaaaaatatagaataaatatgctaacaaaaatttgttttaaaaaagaataaaagaaaaaccttaaaaatagGTAACAAATGTAAAAGcctataaatttatattttagacaCTAATGCAAAATAGACAGGAGGATATTAAATCGGTTGTGTTGGAACCGATTAAATCCAAAATGTAATAGCAATTCTGTAAATGCTAGaaagaatattatatttgtaacattatatttttaatagtaaaatattactaaaatgaaatattatatatatgataatagaattaacttaaaaaaaaaaattatgaaagataAGATCTACACATGTAGAATCATTTGACTTTTTAAGTGTTTCCCTTTTACTTCTCGTTGGAACAACTGTAAAGAACGTCTCTCTAAACTCACACCATTAAATTGATCatcacaaaagagaaaacatacacaaaGACAAATAACACAAAAACAAGTAAGCTAAAGTACCAAAAGATCttacatacatttttaaaacaataataattcacATCCACATATATAACTCAAACAACACATAATACAATTCCCATCAACCTTAAAAAACCCAAACTGTCTAGATAGATACGTTGATGTCAGACTCATGGGGAACCTGCACCCATGTATGGAGGAGCAACCTgcttagaaataataataaccaCATCCTCAACCACAACCAATAATGTCATACACCAAGGTTAATACGTCAAACATCTATAGCCCTAACCAGTGACCATAGattaggacctcctgctactctccACGATATAATCACCCATCTCTACATGAGATGGAGTTATTGAGAGTGTCAGAATCATTCCCTAATCCAAGAGCCCCAACTTCAATACATAACACAACATAACCAACTAAGATCTTCCTCCTTAGAATTCCTTTCTCACGTGATACATAAAATCTATACCTCACATATTACTTGGACATCATCATCACATCTCATAcataattatattcatatgcATATACTTCACACAAACATTGCATACTATCACATGAAACCTCTCATTATACATTAACTAGCCATAAACACCATTACAAGTCATCAAAAGTCACACAATAACACAATTTCTTCATGGCATCTTGATACCCAAATTTAAGTAATGAAAGTGGctttgaaaccctcaccaatAGATTCAAAAGGGTCTAAAACctccaaaacgacctaaagaacgttaAAACTGATACTTGGAACCCTGAATTTGATATTTCCaaaacctgaaaaaaaaaaaaaaaaaaactggtgCGGTAATGCTCAGAGCCTAGAAGCTACCCCTCAGTGCCAAAGCCATTAGAATGGTGCTCAACACCAGAAAATTGGCGCTTAGCGTTGGCACCCTTGGAATGATGGCGTTCAGCGCCTGATTTGGGCAATCAGGCACTATCaacataatttactttttttagacCAATTTGCATACTTCTCTCAACTTTCAAAGGTTCCTAAGACCTTCTAAACACCCTAAAACATCTTATAATTGATCCCTAATTCAAAAAGACTACTCCAACCCATCTTAACACCTTAAACCATACCAAACTCAATTTTATACCTTTCAACACCCAAATTCTGCAACTAACAGCTAGAACAAGTACTAATAGACTCAATAATAGATTATAAAACCTCACCTTTAGCCTAGACCTTCTAATTTGCAATTTCACTAGTTAAAACCCCTAAATTGCACATAAAACCATGTAACCACACCCTCACAACTCCTCTGCTGCATAACATACTATATTTTACTGGGTTTTAACACTCTAAAGGGTCATATATGGACTAAACATCAACACCTAACATCAGGCTTCTCTTCAAAATCATTCCCATAGAAATTCACCTATTAAAACCCCAAATTTAAGACTCAAAAACTAACGCCAACCATCATCATTCACTCCCTCAAGGTTCAGTAGTATTCTCCAACCAATTATACATCAATTTCACCATTTCAAGCAATCAAAATAAGCACAATTAACAAACAACTTCATCAAATCTCTTTAATATCATACCAagaattttctaattaaattcaCACAATCATGCCTTAATACAACCTAATTTCAACAAACTCAATCCATCGATTCAATTAATCATATCAACACATATTATCAGTATgcttaaaacttaaaaacaagGTATTTAACTTCTCTTACCTTTTTGGAAACTCCAATTATCTCTAGAGAACCCTACTCTGCTTCCTCAGCTCAAAGAGACCAAACAACACCTACAGACCTTGAAAACATTGATCAGGGTATACCATCAGAACCACTGATCATTAAAGAACCTGGGGAAAAGCCCAAACCATACATGCAACAAAAGAAACCTCACATGCATTGAAGAATATGAaactagagaaaaaaaagtagaaatttGACTTActctatttgaaaaattgatcaAGTAGATTTGAAGATCTCACCGCGAGGATCACATAGGCGGTTTCCGAtcttcaaacaaattaacagGGTGTAAGAACCCTTAGAAAGAaggtagagaactctagaaaagtagtttctagagagatgatgtgtttaaaataatgaaacttgtttataacaacttattttatatttaaaccttttaatactaaaataatagaGTCTCGTTATTTTTAACTCACtaccacttctaaaataccattttctagGTCTTCACAAGATCGATTGTAAGAGAAACCACTCTAATATGTCagttttaaaacaagaaaaaaaaagttaaataacatATTAGATCGATTATTGCTTGGAACCGATCTAATATTTGTTTGATAACATTGTTGTTGACGTGATAAAATTAGTATTTCTAAACTATAATAACTTCAGTATTGTTAAGACACTaaccaataaaatagaaaaggtAAAAtcaaccctaagtcgtctcccaacaaACCACAGAATTGATTCCtaacaaattagttcttataaaaaactatggaaaaggggataatgaaataaaataaaagtaataaaagaagattaagaaaaacaaattaaataaaagattagataataaaataaataaagaaataaaattggaaaaagataagaagagataaaagcattaataaagaaaatagattgATTTCACTCATTTTCAAAATAGGATTCATCTTAAAATTATcgttcaattaattattgtctgatttttaaattaatgaaagtaaattctcaattaattattgtcttagattttaaattaattaatataaattctcACAACAAACTTTTTTGTagattaatcataataaatgtaACCAaattacattctcaattaaatattattatgcatatttattcttttatctattatatcaagtaaaaaaaaactaattaaccaaagtacatattttattatattatcttatttaactttaacaccATGCTAACTTggtacaattaaaaattattacttttacttgattaaaatacaaaatatatatataaaaaaataaatcacaatgaaaattaaaagaatagacaaatttattcatctaacctcaaaatccaattaataaattacaataGAATCAACCATATAGACTTAACATTCCATggaatataaaagtaatataaaaatagaaaaaaagatgatgaaaaacataaaaaatagtgGAGAGGACAAAATTAGATCTCCAAAAAGTTCCTAAGCTCTTCCTAAAGTGTGTTTGTCACtttctttatatagaaattaaattaagcttTGTTTTCCTCTCTTTTATTCCTATAAAATGTCatgaaacaaaacataaatatgaaTTCATCAATGTCATGTACAAAACCCAATTTCCTTTACCTCACTGCCAATCTAGTGCACAAAAACTCTTCTATTGGACCACCACCACACTTTGTTGCAGCACCCAATCGATtaccattttgaaacataaaatcattaattaaaaaaaataattagtcaaattatataaaataatattatacaaGAAAATGACATAAAATCTTCGtagaaacaaattttcaaaaatataattttgtttaaaaatgattaatttttccTATAAAAGTCACACCCTTTTAAAAGTGACCCACTCTCTTTTgtcaatgttttatttatttattgataaaatatatatgttaaaacaaaaaataataattttttttatttcta
This genomic stretch from Vigna radiata var. radiata cultivar VC1973A chromosome 7, Vradiata_ver6, whole genome shotgun sequence harbors:
- the LOC106766844 gene encoding squalene monooxygenase, which translates into the protein MMDYQYLLGGIVACSFAFFYFVYSFGARKVTNSSSIHVESNECEKKSSENGRFSHQAAESADIIIVGAGVAGAALAYTLGKDGRRVHVIERDLSEPDRIVGELLQPGGYLKLIELGLQDCVSEIDAQQVFGYALYKDGKNTKLSYPLEKFSSDVSGRSFHNGRFIQRMREKASSLPNVNLEQGTVTSLIEEKGTIIGVQYKTKSGQEFTAKAPLTIVCDGCFSNLRRSLCNPKVDVPSHFVGLVLENCNLPYANHGHVILGDPSPILFYPISSTEIRCLVDVPGQKLPSLGNGEMASYLKTVVAPQVPPELYTSFIAAVDKGSIRTMPNRSMPASPHPTPGALLMGDAFNMRHPLTGGGMTVALSDIAVLRDLLKPLRNLHDASALCRYLESFYTLRKPVASTINTLAGALYKVFCASPDPARKEMRQACFDYLSLGGVFSNGPISLLSGLNPRPLSLVLHFFAVAIYGVGRLLIPFPSPKRLWIGARLISGASGIIFPIIKAEGVRQMFFPATVPAYYRVPPIS